From the genome of Anopheles moucheti chromosome 3, idAnoMoucSN_F20_07, whole genome shotgun sequence, one region includes:
- the LOC128305390 gene encoding kinesin-like protein KIF14 has protein sequence MNSRNATPKHRFGTAAACTGGASSPTKASTPRPRAATASKLATCLLTKRMQLNTSSSESLPGSPARTPKSVSARLPIIGNGLEMKSKSSTTLNTNSCYTPSSLYRAPLAASKSVSKEFGTPRNVLKRAAARENLLSARTPECFSRISLDSPQTTVGRHRTSQTKLDETQRSTKEKDKEGSGSEISNLKVAVRIRPLSAKECIDSVANIVRVENNELFINGGSTADNLAGVEHYFLYDHVFWSCNTEDPAYVSQAGVYSNLVHPLLDKAFEGYNTCLFAYGQTGSGKSYSMMGMDLDENYDVAPNPDAGIIPRFCHELFSRINSLKGQVHAEVEVSYFEIYNEKIHDLLSVTPTDGVITVSTPGQGSKRAALKVREHPVWGPYVVDLSTHPVDSHTALRNWLAVGNSQRATAATGMNDKSSRSHSIFSVVLNLVEIVHSSDTDDSDRPGGGTSVKQTKRSKISLVDLAGSERVSQTCASGARLKEGVSINKSLLTLGKVISALAESKKTATTYIPYRDSVLTWLLRENLGGNSRTVMLATISPASIHLDETLATLRYACQARSIVNRVKVNEDPHDRIIRELRAEVERLQVLRQDYERQKRLSEAHQQHHPPRKIIIETSVDDGEVEALRQQLAETEQELSKAQRSWRERLQEAEDVRRTEMKLLKRKGLALELSAEQKEPCLVNLAADPMLSGTLLYLIPPGTVQIGRPSSLTSPDIVLEGPLVSPNHCSIENKNGKLVLQPEPSTEYETFVNGELILERRQLFHGDRLVIGGSHYFRISNPLCPNKSTQIMVDFQLAHQEILHEQENRLRRELDAEKQAAIARIEAERMAHEQEYEERLASLELEKFKYKCRKELLETEQEALLQSSTGKRQKSDGTKDRPSDVRDSFDCAPSTVESNLAEKIRQIMEHTSEESLAHIQMMVKEASQRCRTVGLDYDFKQTQVWQDEGIFRAMINIVDRANGRIAEWVPARLEYWLGVVRERDDLTAVNMFEHFDLVWIDAANQSANESLLQESHNSKRISLNLSAVKDAIRGRYSLVSNPNSSTPSSENTVGESSRKSQGLFKSIFSKPTLMQNKGCTNLARKALFTDPETNDENVPSNHQHSSPQSKGATTALHRFDQKTANYLRELSVVTLKLRKLCEKHQESDSPGIIEQMQNKQKNNDTEEKLAARCLESVVDIERSLQSIRSVLADHNIKEATLSAMEDDFGRTPKSVRFLLD, from the exons ATGAATTCTCGCAATGCAACCCCAAAACATCGGTTTGGCACAGCAGCTGCTTGTACCGGTGGTGCTTCATCACCGACAAAGGCGTCCACTCCGCGACCACGAGCGGCCACAGCCTCCAAATTGGCCACCTGTTTGCTTACGAAACGTATGCAATTGAACACATCGAGCTCGGAATCGTTGCCGGGCTCTCCGGCCCGAACACCCAAAAGTGTTTCCGCGCGTCTACCCATCATAGGCAATGGACTGGAGATGAAATCGAAATCGTCCACTACGCTTAACACAAACAGTTGCTACACACCCTCGTCCTTGTACCGAGCGCCGCTTGCTGCGTCGAAAAGCGTTTCCAAGGAATTCGGTACACCACGTAATGTATTGAAGCGCGCCGCGGCACGAGAAAATCTGCTGAGTGCAAGGACACCGGAATGCTTTTCACGTATTTCATTGGACAGCCCGCAAACGACTGTAGGGAGGCATCGTACGAGCCAAACAAAGCTAGATGAAACCCAACGCAGCACAAAGGAAAAGGACAAGGAAGGATCGGGAAGTGAAATAAGTAACCTTAAAGTTGCCGTCCGTATCCGTCCCCTGTCGGCAAAGGAGTGTATCGACTCGGTGGCCAATATCGTGCGGGTCGAGAATAATGAGCTGTTCATTAATGGCGGCAGCACGGCCGATAATCTTGCCGGAGTAGAACACTACTTTCTGTACGATCATGTGTTTTGGTCATGTAATACCGAGGATCCTGCTTACGTGAGCCAGGCTGGAGTTTACTCCAACCTTGTCCATCCACTGCTCGATAAAGCATTCGAAGGGTATAATACCTGCCTGTTTGCGTACGGACAAACGGGATCTGGCAAGAGCTACAGTATGATGGGAATGGATCTGGATGAGAATTACGATGTTGCTCCGAACCCGGACGCTGGCATTATACCTCGCTTTTGCCATGAATTGTTTTCTCGTATAAACTCTCTAAAGGGCCAGGTTCATGCCGAAGTGGAAGTGAGCTATTTTGAGATTTACAATGAGAAAATACATGACCTACTGTCCGTCACACCGACCGATGGCGTAATCACCGTATCTACTCCCGGACAGGGATCTAAACGGGCCGCACTGAAGGTGCGCGAACATCCCGTCTGGGGGCCGTACGTGGTTGATCTAAGCACGCATCCGGTTGATTCTCATACAGCGTTACGAAATTGGCTCGCCGTCGGAAACAGCCAACGAGCTACGGCGGCCACCGGAATGAACGATAAAAGTTCCCGATCCCATTCGATCTTTTCAGTTGTGTTGAATTTAGTGGAAATTGTACACAGCAGCGATACGGACGATTCGGACCGTCCCGGCGGTGGCACATCGGTGAAACAGACAAAGCGAAGCAAAATCAGCCTCGTGGATTTGGCCGGTTCGGAGCGTGTGAGCCAAACATGTGCGAGTGGTGCACGGTTGAAAGAAGGCGTTAGCATAAACAAAAGTCTGCTAACGCTTGGCAAAGTAATTTCGGCACTGGCAGAATCGAAGAAAACTGCTACCACTTACATCCCGTATCGTGACTCCGTGCTAACGTGGCTTCTGCGG GAAAATCTTGGTGGAAACTCTCGCACCGTTATGCTGGCCACCATATCACCTGCCAGCATTCACTTGGACGAAACTCTTGCCACGCTGCGGTACGCCTGTCAGGCACGCAGCATTGTTAACCGCGTCAAGGTGAACGAAGATCCGCACGATCGCATCATTCGCGAGCTTCGAGCGGAAGTCGAACGTCTGCAGGTACTGCGACAAGACTACGAGCGTCAGAAGCGTTTATCCGAAgctcatcaacaacatcatccaCCGCGCAAAATCATCATCGAAACATCGGTAGATGATGGTGAGGTTGAGGCACTGCGCCAGCAACTAGCCGAGACAGAGCAGGAGCTCTCGAAAGCTCAACGATCCTGGCGCGAACGGTTGCAGGAAGCGGAAGATGTACGTCGGACGGAGATGAAGTTGCTCAAACGCAAAGGGCTAGCGTTGGAGCTGTCGGCCGAACAGAAGGAACCGTGCCTGGTGAACTTGGCGGCCGATCCAATGCTGTCCGGGACATTGCTGTACCTCATTCCTCCAGGGACGGTTCAGATTGGCCGACCGTCGTCTCTTACATCACCGGACATCGTTCTGGAGGGTCCTCTTGTATCGCCCAACCATTG CTCCATCGAGAACAAAAATGGGAAGCTAGTTTTGCAACCGGAACCAAGCACCGAGTATGAAACTTTCGTTAATGGTGAACTCATCCTAGAACGTCGCCAGTTGTTCCACGGTGATCGATTGGTGATCGGTGGCTCACACTATTTCCGCATCTCGAACCCGCTGTGTCCGAACAAATCTACCCAGATT ATGGTAGATTTCCAGCTAGCACACCAGGAGATTTTGCACGAACAGGAGAACCGCTTGCGGCGTGAGTTGGATGCGGAAAAACAAGCAGCAATCGCGCGTATAGAGGCCGAACGTATGGCTCACGAGCAGGAATACGAAGAGCGGTTGGCTTCGCTTGAgctggaaaagtttaagtacAAATGTCGCAAGGAATTGCTTGAAACGGAGCAAGAAGCATTGCTGCAGTCGTCTACTGGCAAGCGCCAAAAGTCCGATGGTACTAAAGACCGTCCGTCGGATGTTCGCGATTCGTTTGATTGTGCTCCATCAACCGTGGAATCAAATTTGGCAGAAAAGATTCGCCAAATAATGGAGCACACGAGTGAGGAAAGCCTAGCGCATATACAAATGATGGTAAAGGAAGCTAGCCAGCGGTGCCGGACAGTGGGCTTAGACTACGACTTCAAGCAAACGCAGGTGTGGCAAGATGAAGGCATTTTCCGTGCCATGATCAATATCGTCGATCGTGCAAATGGACGTATAGCCGAGTGGGTTCCGGCGCGGCTCGAATACTGGCTGGGTGTAGTGCGCGAACGTGATGATCTAACGGCGGTCAATATGTTTGAACATTTCGATCTTGTATGGATCGATGCGGCGAACCAGTCGGCAAACGAATCGCTTCTACAAGAGTCACACAATTCGAAACGCATATCGTTGAACCTTAGTGCGGTGAAGGATGCGATCCGTGGACGATACAGTCTCGTTTCAAACCCCAACTCCAGCACCCCAAGTAGCGAAAACACCGTGGGAGAAAGTTCGCGCAAATCGCAAGGACTTTTTAAATCCATCTTCTCCAAACCAACGCTGATGCAGAATAAAGGTTGTACGAACCTTGCGCGAAAGGCTCTCTTTACTGACCCAGAGACGAACGATGAAAATGTCCCAAGCAATCACCAACATTCGTCACCTCAAAGTAAAGGTGCCACCACCGCCCTGCATCGATTCGATCAAAAGACGGCCAATTATCTCCGAGAGCTTAGCGTAGTGACGTTGAAGCTGCGGAAATTGTGCGAGAAACATCAAGAATCCGATTCGCCTGGCATTATAGAACAGAtgcaaaataaacagaaaaataacGATACGGAAGAAAAGTTGGCAGCACGCTGTCTGGAATCGGTGGTCGATATTGAACGGTCGCTGCAAAGCATTCGCTCGGTACTAGCAGACCACAACATCAAAGAAGCTACGCTCAGTGCTATGGAGGATGATTTTGGCCGGACGCCCAAATCGGTACGCTTTCTTTTGGACTAG
- the LOC128305391 gene encoding protein O-glucosyltransferase 2-like, whose amino-acid sequence MEDQQWLRRCWSCWLLILLHSCYFASCGSADRVVDTKNSRVWGPGVEIPDRATLPARYFFIEPRDVDNQKINASQKYDVHIIGQSRFGSCRYRLNQIDRHDGSSIVRYRLAESCSDVTIHVRHNEVHLHGSPFAIPGTLYSEQCYCPQGSVDEWLETVGCPSGDPQIDMDLIPFRAINFSSLRTRMIQQYDKPGSISHCNYVILRNQVHRRCYGQHTGFSKFMDTILLSLARKFTLPDMEMFVNLGDWPLVKKGGPSRTTGPYPIFSWCGSDDTFDIVMPTYDITESTLENMGRVMLDMLSIQRRGLPWGEKHTKAFWRGRDARRERLELVALARRHPELLNASLTNFFFFRDEESEFGPRVAHISMHDFFDYRYQVNVDGTVAAYRLPYLLAGSSVVLKQNSFYYEHFYRKLVPMRHYIPFEADLSDLVRQIEWARENDEKAREIRDNANAFINANLLPLDIYCYHALLFKEYAKYIVSPIQVQPGMEKIEQPEEAYHCPCERTTLPRDEL is encoded by the exons ATGGAGGATCAACAGTGGTTGCGACGGTGCTGGTCGTGCTGGTTGCTGATACTGCTACACTCCTGTTACTTCGCTTCCTGTGGCAGTGCGGATCGTGTGGTGGATACGAAAAACAGCCGCGTGTGGGGACCGGGTGTGGAGATACCGGACCGGGCTACCCTTCCGGCGCGCTACTTTTTCATCGAACCGAGAGACGTGGACAATCAAAA AATCAATGCATCTCAAAAGTACGACGTACACATTATTGGACAGTCACGTTTCGGGTCTTGCCGATACCGGTTGAATCAGATCGATCGTCACGATGGCTCGAGCATCGTACGCTACAGGCTGGCGGAATCTTGCAGTGACGTCACGATACACGTGCGACATAATGAAGTCCACCTACATGGTTCTCCGTTCGCCATACCCGGAACACTTTACTCCGAACAATGCTACTGTCCGCAAGGTTCCGTCGATGAGTGGCTTGAAACGGTCGGCTGTCCTTCGGGTGATCCGCAGATAGATATGGATCTGATCCCATTCCGAGCGATCAATTTCTCCAGCCTGCGTACAAGGATGATCCAGCAGTACGATAAACCGGGCAGCATTTCACACTGCAACTATGTGATTCTACGCAATCAAGTTCATCGGCGTTGTTATGGTCAACACACCGGCTTTAGTAAGTTCATGGACACAATCTTGCTTTCGTTGGCACGGAAGTTTACGCTGCCGGATATGGAAATGTTTGTTAATCTGGGTGATTGGCCGCTGGTGAAAAAGGGTGGTCCAAGCCGCACGACCGGTCCGTATCCAATCTTTTCCTGGTGCGGAAGCGATGACACCTTTGACATCGTAATGCCAACGTACGACATCACCGAATCAACGCTGGAAAACATGGGCCGCGTGATGCTTGATATGCTTTCGATCCAACGGCGTGGACTTCCGTGGGgagaaaaacacaccaaagcaTTCTGGCGCGGACGAGATGCACGGCGCGAACGGCTGGAGCTGGTAGCATTAGCTCGACGCCATCCGGAGCTGCTGAACGCGTCGCTCAcaaactttttcttcttccgcgATGAGGAAAGCGAGTTTGGACCGCGCGTTGCTCACATTTCCATGCACGATTTCTTCGACTACCGCTACCAGGTGAATGTGGACGGTACGGTAGCAGCGTACCGATTGCCATATCTGCTGGCCGGCAGTTCGGTGGTGTTGAAGCAGAACTCGTTCTACTACGAACACTTTTACCGCAAACTTGTACCGATGCGACACTACATACCGTTCGAGGCGGATCTGTCCGATTTGGTGCGGCAGATCGAATGGGCCcgggaaaatgatgaaaaggCACGGGAAATTCGTGATAATGCCAACGCGTTTATTAACGCCAATCTATTACCATTGGACATTTACTGCTATCATGCGTTGCTGTTTAAG GAGTATGCCAAATATATCGTTAGCCCGATACAGGTACAACCGGGCATGGAGAAGATTGAACAACCCGAAGAAGCataccactgtccgtgtgagCGGACGACGCTACCGAGGGACGAACTGTAA
- the LOC128305392 gene encoding uncharacterized protein LOC128305392, with product MDIYYMSDSIQYSSFRGPVYRDYEKFPYGTLENPLNNPVSKTKQQQQQRRHHSNTSSNGSTSAQAKLLSYIGKSSSAGKSSKDACPFCKEQKKRPLGAYMRKRGQRITTESISEDAEECIDELREEDEEEDMCASARGTALSTSPTGNHHQHITPAGVGFNRQESIESK from the exons ATGGATATTTACTACATGAGCGATAGCATCCAGTACTCATCGTTCCGCGGTCCGGTTTACCGGGACTACGAGAAGTTTCCGTACGGTACGCTCGAAAATCCGCTGAACAATCCCGTCTCCAAGactaagcagcagcagcaacagcgacGGCACCACTCGAACACAAGCAGCAACGGTAGCACCAGCGCTCAAG CAAAACTACTCAGCTACATCGGCAAATCTTCGTCGGCGGGCAAATCGTCCAAGGATGCGTGTCCATTTTGCAAGGAGCAAAAGAAGCGACCGCTTGGTGCGTACATGCGTAAGCGTGGCCAGCGTATCACCACCGAAAGCATCAGCGAGGACGCGGAAGAGTGCATCGATGAGCTGCGGGAGgaggacgaggaggaggacATGTGTGCATCGGCGCGAGGCACAGCATTGTCTACCAGCCCGACCGGTAACCATCATCAGCACATTACCCCGGCTGGTGTCGGTTTTAACCGGCAGGAATCGATCGAAAGCAAATGA